In Fluviicola taffensis DSM 16823, the following are encoded in one genomic region:
- the thrS gene encoding threonine--tRNA ligase — MINITLPDGSVRQYEAGATALDVALSISEGLARNVLAAKVNNVVIDANIPLTNDCTLQLLTWNDSEGKSTMWHSSAHLMAEALEFYYPGIKLAIGPPIANGYYYDVDFMDQPFKEEDLEKIEQKMKELAKLKNPYVRKEVSKADALAYFTEKEDPYKLELIQDLPDGSITFYTQGNFTDLCRGPHIPDTGFIKAVKLMSIAGAYWRGDEKNKQLTRVYGITFPKQAELTEYLERVEEAKRRDHRKVGKELELFTFSQKVGQGLPLWLPKGAALRERLENFLKKAQRKAGYEQVITPHIGNKELYVTSGHYEKYGADSFQAIKTPDPDEEFLLKPMNCPHHCEIYKSKPRSYKDLPARFAEFGTVYRYEQSGELHGLTRVRGFTQDDAHIFCTQDQVKEEFKKVIDLVLYIFKTLDFQNFKAQISLRDPENPSKYIGSDENWEKAESAIIEAAAEKNLPTVVELGEAAFYGPKLDFMVQDALGREWQLGTIQVDYNLPERFELEYTGADNQKHRPVMIHRAPFGSMERFVAVLLEHCGGDFPLWLATDQVAILPISDKYNEYAKDVLELLNNSDIRGFVDDRNEKIGKKIREAELKKIPFMLVVGEKEAEEKQVSVRQRGEGDKGSMSIDAFAAIVNQAIEKELSTNV; from the coding sequence ATGATTAATATAACTCTTCCTGATGGATCAGTTAGACAATACGAAGCAGGAGCAACAGCATTAGATGTTGCTCTTAGCATTTCTGAAGGATTGGCTCGTAACGTATTGGCAGCCAAAGTAAATAACGTGGTAATTGATGCGAATATTCCATTGACCAATGATTGTACATTGCAATTGTTGACCTGGAATGATTCTGAAGGAAAGTCAACCATGTGGCACTCTTCAGCTCACTTAATGGCTGAGGCACTGGAATTTTATTATCCTGGAATCAAGTTGGCGATTGGACCTCCAATTGCAAATGGATATTACTACGATGTCGATTTTATGGATCAACCTTTCAAGGAAGAAGATTTAGAGAAAATCGAACAAAAAATGAAAGAACTTGCAAAGCTAAAGAACCCTTATGTACGTAAGGAGGTTTCTAAAGCAGATGCATTGGCATACTTTACGGAGAAAGAAGATCCATACAAGTTGGAATTGATTCAGGATTTACCGGATGGTTCCATTACGTTCTACACACAGGGTAATTTTACCGATTTGTGTCGTGGACCACATATTCCAGATACTGGATTCATTAAAGCAGTGAAATTGATGTCGATTGCTGGTGCATACTGGCGTGGCGACGAAAAAAATAAGCAGTTGACGCGTGTTTACGGAATTACCTTCCCAAAACAAGCTGAGTTAACGGAGTACTTGGAGAGAGTGGAAGAGGCAAAACGTCGCGACCATCGAAAAGTAGGGAAAGAATTGGAATTGTTTACTTTTTCTCAAAAAGTAGGACAAGGTTTGCCATTGTGGTTGCCGAAAGGTGCTGCATTGCGTGAGCGTTTGGAAAATTTCTTAAAGAAAGCTCAACGCAAGGCTGGTTACGAACAAGTAATCACTCCGCATATTGGAAACAAAGAATTGTATGTGACTTCTGGTCATTACGAGAAATATGGAGCAGATTCATTTCAAGCGATTAAAACTCCAGATCCGGATGAGGAATTCTTGTTGAAACCAATGAATTGCCCGCATCACTGTGAGATTTACAAAAGTAAGCCTCGTTCATACAAAGATTTACCAGCTCGCTTTGCAGAGTTTGGAACTGTTTATCGTTATGAACAAAGTGGGGAATTGCATGGTTTAACTCGTGTTCGTGGATTTACACAAGATGACGCACATATCTTCTGTACGCAAGATCAGGTAAAAGAAGAATTTAAGAAAGTGATTGATTTGGTGTTGTATATTTTTAAAACACTTGATTTTCAGAATTTCAAAGCTCAAATCTCTTTGCGTGACCCAGAAAATCCATCTAAGTATATTGGTTCGGATGAGAATTGGGAAAAGGCAGAAAGCGCAATCATTGAAGCAGCCGCTGAGAAGAATCTTCCAACAGTAGTTGAATTAGGTGAAGCAGCATTCTACGGACCGAAATTAGATTTCATGGTGCAAGATGCATTGGGAAGAGAGTGGCAATTGGGAACGATTCAGGTTGATTACAATTTACCAGAGCGTTTTGAGTTGGAATATACAGGTGCTGACAACCAAAAACACCGTCCAGTAATGATTCACCGCGCGCCTTTTGGATCGATGGAACGTTTCGTTGCTGTATTGTTAGAGCATTGTGGAGGAGACTTCCCATTGTGGTTGGCAACAGACCAAGTTGCAATCCTACCAATTAGTGATAAATACAATGAATATGCGAAAGATGTTTTGGAATTGCTAAATAATTCCGATATTCGCGGATTCGTTGATGACCGTAACGAAAAGATAGGCAAGAAAATACGCGAGGCGGAATTGAAAAAAATCCCATTCATGCTGGTTGTTGGAGAGAAAGAAGCTGAAGAAAAGCAAGTTTCTGTAAGGCAACGTGGTGAAGGAGATAAAGGTTCCATGTCAATAGATGCTTTTGCAGCTATTGTAAACCAAGCGATAGAAAAAGAATTGTCGACAAATGTTTAA